A region from the Wolbachia endosymbiont of Folsomia candida genome encodes:
- the purB gene encoding adenylosuccinate lyase, with product MIPRYSRKEMSSIWEESNKFNIWLKIEKLACEAQAKLEIVPGDVAQKLSGAIDFDVQRINEIESIVKHDVIAFLTYVAEKARVDVRYLHYGMTSSDVLDTCLAVQLKESCDILLNNLENLLLALKKKAEEYKDIVCVGRSHGMHAEPTIFGLKFARFYAEFERNYQRLINAQKEVSTCKISGAVGNFANIDPSVEEYVAKEMGLTPETISSQVIPRDRHAVFFSVLGIIASSIENVAIEIRHLQRTEVGEISEYFSTGQKGSSAMPHKRNPILSENLTGLSRLIRSYVFPALENVALWHERDISHSSVERCITPDACITMDFALVRLTDLIDNLVINEENIEKNLHSSKGLVFSQRVLLELVNSGLTREDAYKIVQSNAMKVKENNSDFFTELKQDKSLLEIITLEKLESLFDFAYYTKHVDHMYNKVFNY from the coding sequence ATGATTCCCCGTTATAGCAGAAAAGAGATGTCTTCCATTTGGGAGGAAAGTAATAAATTTAATATATGGCTTAAAATAGAAAAACTAGCGTGTGAAGCTCAAGCAAAGCTCGAGATTGTTCCAGGTGATGTTGCTCAAAAGCTTTCTGGCGCTATTGATTTTGATGTTCAGCGTATCAACGAAATTGAATCGATTGTAAAACATGATGTTATTGCTTTTCTAACATACGTTGCTGAAAAAGCTAGAGTTGATGTTCGTTATCTCCATTATGGAATGACAAGCTCTGATGTTTTGGATACGTGCCTTGCAGTGCAGCTAAAAGAATCATGTGATATTCTACTTAATAATCTAGAGAACTTACTTTTAGCATTAAAAAAGAAAGCTGAAGAATATAAGGATATTGTATGTGTTGGACGCAGTCACGGAATGCATGCAGAACCAACAATATTTGGACTAAAATTTGCTAGATTTTATGCTGAGTTTGAGCGTAATTATCAAAGATTGATTAACGCACAAAAAGAAGTTTCAACTTGTAAAATATCGGGTGCAGTAGGCAATTTTGCGAATATAGATCCATCTGTCGAGGAATACGTTGCAAAAGAAATGGGCCTTACACCTGAAACTATTTCATCTCAAGTCATTCCTCGGGATAGGCATGCAGTGTTCTTTTCAGTTTTAGGAATTATTGCAAGCTCAATAGAGAATGTTGCAATTGAAATTCGGCATTTACAAAGAACTGAAGTTGGAGAAATCTCTGAGTATTTTTCCACTGGACAAAAGGGAAGTTCTGCTATGCCGCATAAACGTAATCCTATTTTAAGTGAAAATCTGACCGGATTATCACGTTTAATACGGAGCTATGTGTTTCCTGCATTGGAAAATGTTGCGTTGTGGCACGAGCGAGATATATCACACTCGTCTGTAGAAAGATGCATCACTCCTGATGCGTGCATAACAATGGATTTTGCTCTAGTTCGGTTGACAGATTTAATAGATAATCTGGTTATTAATGAGGAAAATATTGAGAAAAACCTACATTCTTCAAAAGGCTTGGTTTTTTCACAACGTGTATTACTCGAGTTGGTAAATAGTGGTTTAACGAGAGAAGATGCGTATAAGATAGTTCAAAGTAATGCGATGAAGGTGAAAGAGAATAATAGTGATTTTTTCACCGAGTTAAAACAAGATAAATCCTTACTCGAAATTATAACACTAGAAAAACTTGAATCATTATTTGATTTCGCTTATTATACAAAGCATGTAGATCACATGTACAATAAGGTTTTTAATTATTAG
- the nuoL gene encoding NADH-quinone oxidoreductase subunit L yields MTDILKLIVFLPLLGSLFAAFFRKDIFSQLITTAGIGISAALSWYVFLNFSENHHLVLFPLFSLSVLKLNWAINVDALSSLMLIVITTVSLVVHLYSIGYMKHDKGKARFFSYLSLFTFCMIVLVVSDNFVQLFFGWEGVGLCSYLLIGFWFQKYSANNAAIKAFIVNRVGDFALLIGIFLIYYTFHSLEFAYIFDTADLLGTQNIKAFCCEFKTIHIICILLFIGCMGKSAQLGLHVWLPDAMEGPTPVSALIHAATMVTAGIFLIAKCSPLFELSNVARELIVIVGALTAFFAATVAITQNDIKKIIAYSTCSQLGYMFMACGLSAYNIAIFHLMTHAFFKALLFLGAGNVIHAMHHEQNIQKMGNCWKKIPYTYALMWIGSLALSGVFPFAGFYSKDLIIEHAYSTDSFAFVISLIVAFFTAFYSWRLLLLVFHGKAQGNLKVHEAPKIMLIPLLILAFGSVFSGIWGENILNITSNEFWKSSLVVTDGHEVHNFFIKLLPTLVSLSGIALAYLIYHYQLVKQIKSKFLLRFLQNKWYFDEVYEFVIIAPIRLISRLLWKFDVKVIDSFGPNGIVSVVNRCSKNSIKLQTGYIFDYAFIMFVSLIIGALYIIGMK; encoded by the coding sequence ATGACGGATATACTGAAATTAATAGTATTTTTGCCACTGCTTGGTTCATTGTTTGCAGCTTTTTTTAGAAAGGATATTTTTAGTCAGTTAATTACAACTGCAGGGATTGGAATATCTGCGGCTTTATCTTGGTATGTTTTTCTTAACTTCTCTGAAAATCATCATTTAGTTTTATTTCCTCTCTTTTCATTAAGCGTACTAAAGTTAAATTGGGCGATTAATGTTGATGCTCTCTCGTCTTTAATGTTGATTGTTATTACTACAGTTTCGCTGGTTGTGCACCTCTATTCCATCGGTTATATGAAGCATGATAAGGGAAAAGCGAGATTTTTCTCTTATTTATCACTGTTTACATTTTGCATGATTGTGCTCGTAGTAAGTGACAATTTTGTACAACTTTTCTTCGGCTGGGAAGGAGTTGGTTTATGCTCTTATTTACTGATAGGGTTTTGGTTTCAAAAATATTCTGCCAATAATGCGGCAATCAAAGCTTTTATTGTAAATAGGGTAGGGGACTTTGCACTGTTGATTGGAATTTTTCTTATTTATTACACATTTCATTCTTTAGAATTTGCGTATATATTTGATACAGCCGATTTGCTTGGCACTCAGAACATTAAAGCGTTCTGTTGTGAATTCAAAACTATTCACATAATATGCATATTACTTTTTATTGGCTGTATGGGAAAATCCGCGCAACTTGGTCTACATGTTTGGTTACCAGATGCAATGGAAGGACCAACTCCTGTTTCTGCACTCATTCATGCTGCAACTATGGTAACAGCAGGTATATTTTTAATAGCAAAATGTTCTCCGCTCTTTGAATTATCAAATGTTGCAAGGGAGTTAATAGTTATTGTTGGGGCACTTACTGCTTTTTTTGCAGCTACGGTTGCGATTACCCAGAATGACATAAAGAAGATAATTGCTTATTCAACATGCAGTCAACTTGGTTATATGTTTATGGCGTGTGGGCTTTCTGCCTATAACATCGCTATCTTCCATTTAATGACACATGCTTTTTTTAAAGCACTTCTGTTTCTTGGTGCAGGAAATGTAATTCATGCGATGCATCATGAACAAAATATTCAGAAAATGGGAAACTGCTGGAAGAAAATTCCTTACACCTATGCTCTTATGTGGATTGGGTCTCTTGCGCTTTCTGGTGTGTTTCCATTTGCGGGTTTTTACTCAAAGGATTTAATCATTGAACACGCTTATAGTACTGATAGTTTTGCTTTTGTGATAAGCTTAATCGTTGCATTCTTTACAGCATTTTATTCTTGGAGATTATTACTCCTTGTGTTCCACGGTAAAGCACAAGGTAACTTGAAAGTGCATGAAGCACCAAAAATTATGCTTATACCTCTACTTATTCTTGCATTTGGGTCTGTGTTTTCTGGAATATGGGGAGAAAATATTTTGAATATCACTAGCAATGAGTTTTGGAAATCAAGTCTAGTGGTTACTGATGGGCATGAAGTTCACAACTTTTTTATAAAGCTTTTACCAACTTTAGTGAGTCTAAGTGGAATAGCACTTGCCTACCTTATTTATCACTATCAATTAGTTAAACAAATTAAGAGCAAATTTTTACTTAGGTTTTTACAGAATAAATGGTACTTTGATGAAGTGTATGAGTTTGTGATAATCGCACCAATAAGGCTTATATCTAGGCTCTTATGGAAGTTCGATGTTAAAGTTATTGATTCATTTGGACCAAATGGTATTGTAAGTGTTGTTAACAGATGTTCAAAAAACTCTATAAAATTGCAAACTGGCTATATATTTGATTATGCATTTATTATGTTTGTTAGTTTAATAATTGGTGCTTTATATATTATTGGAATGAAATAG
- the uvrA gene encoding excinuclease ABC subunit UvrA: MDDFIRVKGAREHNLQGIDVNIPKNKLVVVTGLSGSGKSSLAFDTIYAEGQRRYVESLSAYARQFLNIQDKPDVESITGLSPAISINQKSISKNPRSTVGTVTEIYDYLRLIYARIGIPYSPGTGLPITKQTVSQIVDTIVALPLETKIYILAPIVRGRKGEHYKEILEIKKQGYVRLKIDGEVHNIDDLPKLDKNKKHDIFVVADRVSITDDIGNRLPSSIESALRLGHGLIYVEIVELPDDHNSQHKNGQILTFSENFACPETGFTLEEIEPRLFSFNSPYGACNPCNGLGKRLGVDIKLIVPDETLSISGGALKLVGQVGRQMQTTHGFLKNVILSLAEEHKFNLDIPWKNTDQEVKNIILFGSGKFQGLVNILENQMDYDETLIERYCSVANCKECDGFRLRKEALTVKINSKHIGEISALSINESLEWFKNLPKNLTEQQKQISDKILSEIIKRLTFLKDVGLDYLTIDRESSTLSGGESQRIRLASQIGSGLTGVLYVLDEPSIGLHQCDNDRLIATLKNLRDMGNTLIVVEHDEDTIMAADYVIDIGPGAGVNGGKVITEGTPDQVQKNLNSITGQYLSGKKEISIPTRRKPSDQLIKIFNAHENNLKNINVEFPIGNLICVTGISGGGKSSLVIETLYKYSAYKINGGSARYGKCDKIEGLEYMDKVIEVDQSPIGRTPASNPATYVGIFTHIRNWFAGLPESKARGYNIGRFSFNTKGGRCETCKGDGHLKIEMHFLPDVYVKCEHCKGRRYNRETLEVLYEGKSISDVLDMTIDQASDFFENLPLIKEKLISLQEVGLGYIKLGQSSTTLSGGEAQRIKLSKELSKRSTGRTLYILDEPTTGLHFEDINNLLKILHKLVDLGNTVIVIEHNLHVIKIADYIIDIGPEGGVKGGMVIAAGTPEEVTDTIESVTGKYLKQYLSISVKC, encoded by the coding sequence ATGGATGATTTTATAAGAGTTAAGGGTGCAAGGGAGCATAATTTACAAGGCATAGATGTAAATATACCAAAAAACAAGCTAGTTGTTGTAACTGGGCTTAGTGGTTCTGGTAAATCAAGCCTCGCATTTGATACAATTTATGCTGAAGGGCAGCGCCGATACGTTGAAAGTCTTTCAGCTTATGCACGTCAATTCCTCAACATTCAGGATAAACCCGATGTTGAATCAATTACAGGGCTTTCTCCTGCAATATCTATTAATCAGAAATCGATCTCAAAAAATCCGAGGTCAACTGTTGGAACCGTTACTGAAATTTACGATTACCTGCGGTTAATATATGCACGAATAGGAATTCCTTATTCTCCTGGAACTGGGTTGCCAATAACAAAGCAAACTGTATCCCAAATTGTGGATACTATAGTTGCACTACCTTTAGAGACTAAAATATACATACTTGCCCCTATTGTGCGCGGTAGAAAAGGTGAGCATTACAAAGAGATATTGGAAATTAAAAAACAGGGATACGTAAGGCTAAAAATAGACGGTGAAGTTCATAATATAGATGACCTACCTAAACTTGATAAGAATAAGAAACATGATATTTTTGTAGTTGCAGATAGAGTATCAATAACAGACGATATAGGAAACCGCTTACCAAGTAGTATAGAGTCTGCATTAAGACTGGGCCATGGTCTAATATACGTGGAAATAGTTGAGTTACCAGATGACCATAATTCTCAGCATAAAAATGGCCAAATTCTGACTTTTTCAGAGAATTTTGCATGTCCTGAGACAGGGTTTACGCTCGAGGAGATAGAGCCAAGGTTATTCTCTTTTAATAGTCCTTATGGTGCGTGTAATCCGTGCAATGGACTTGGTAAGAGGCTAGGTGTTGATATCAAGCTAATAGTTCCAGATGAAACACTTTCAATATCAGGTGGCGCTTTAAAGCTAGTAGGGCAAGTAGGACGCCAAATGCAAACAACTCATGGATTTCTAAAAAATGTAATCTTATCACTGGCTGAAGAACACAAATTTAACCTTGATATTCCGTGGAAGAACACAGATCAAGAAGTAAAGAATATAATACTTTTTGGCTCTGGTAAATTTCAAGGTTTGGTCAATATATTAGAAAACCAAATGGATTATGACGAAACACTCATTGAGCGATACTGCTCTGTGGCTAATTGTAAGGAATGTGATGGCTTTAGATTAAGAAAAGAAGCGCTTACCGTGAAAATTAATAGTAAACATATAGGTGAAATATCAGCCCTCAGTATCAATGAATCTCTTGAATGGTTTAAAAATTTACCAAAAAACCTTACAGAGCAACAGAAGCAAATCTCAGATAAAATATTAAGCGAAATAATAAAAAGGCTAACCTTCTTGAAAGATGTAGGACTTGATTATTTAACAATTGATCGTGAATCTAGCACTCTTTCTGGCGGTGAGAGCCAAAGGATTAGGCTTGCATCGCAAATTGGTTCTGGGCTCACAGGAGTTTTATATGTCCTTGATGAGCCTTCAATTGGCCTTCATCAATGTGATAATGATCGATTAATTGCCACACTTAAAAACTTAAGAGACATGGGAAACACCTTAATTGTTGTTGAGCATGATGAGGATACAATAATGGCTGCTGACTATGTAATAGATATCGGACCAGGAGCTGGCGTAAATGGTGGGAAAGTAATTACAGAAGGCACACCTGATCAAGTACAAAAAAATTTAAATAGCATAACAGGGCAATACCTAAGTGGAAAAAAAGAGATTTCTATTCCAACAAGAAGAAAACCATCAGATCAGTTAATAAAGATATTTAATGCACATGAAAATAATTTAAAAAATATAAACGTTGAATTTCCTATAGGGAATCTTATTTGCGTTACAGGAATATCAGGTGGAGGAAAGTCAAGTTTAGTAATAGAAACGTTATATAAATATTCAGCGTATAAGATAAATGGTGGATCTGCGAGATATGGAAAATGCGATAAAATAGAGGGGCTGGAGTATATGGATAAAGTGATTGAAGTCGATCAATCGCCAATCGGCAGAACACCTGCATCAAATCCTGCAACATACGTTGGCATTTTCACTCACATAAGAAATTGGTTTGCAGGTCTTCCAGAGTCAAAAGCACGAGGATATAATATAGGTAGGTTTTCGTTTAATACCAAAGGAGGAAGGTGTGAGACTTGTAAAGGTGATGGGCATTTAAAAATAGAGATGCATTTTCTTCCAGACGTTTACGTAAAATGTGAACATTGTAAAGGACGAAGATATAACCGAGAAACACTGGAAGTTCTCTATGAAGGAAAATCTATATCTGATGTGCTTGATATGACAATCGATCAAGCTTCTGATTTCTTTGAGAATCTTCCTCTAATAAAAGAAAAGTTGATTTCTTTGCAGGAAGTGGGACTTGGATATATAAAACTCGGCCAATCATCAACAACGCTTTCCGGTGGCGAAGCACAACGAATAAAGCTCTCTAAAGAGCTATCGAAGCGCTCCACAGGAAGAACATTATATATTCTTGATGAGCCAACAACTGGGCTGCATTTTGAAGATATAAATAATTTACTAAAAATACTCCATAAATTGGTTGACCTTGGAAACACTGTTATAGTAATTGAGCACAATTTGCATGTTATAAAAATCGCAGATTATATAATAGATATAGGTCCAGAAGGTGGCGTCAAAGGTGGAATGGTAATTGCAGCTGGAACACCAGAAGAAGTAACAGATACAATAGAGAGTGTAACGGGTAAATACCTCAAGCAATACTTATCGATAAGTGTAAAATGTTGA
- the ispG gene encoding flavodoxin-dependent (E)-4-hydroxy-3-methylbut-2-enyl-diphosphate synthase — translation MLNEDLIGCNDKTCELSPISRHKTHVVEVGRIKIGGNNPIVVQSMALGVHIDPDNIKNSAKQYAKEIIELACAGSELVRIALNSEEVARAIPYIVEELSKEGLDGKILVGCGQYELSKLIQDYSDNIKLLGKIRINPGNIGFGNKRDEKFEKVIEYAIKHDLPVRIGVNWGSIDKHLLQKLMDENSLSSNSRTSDVILRKALIMSALGSAKKAEDIGLSPNKIIISCKVSKVQDLISIYTALAKFSNYALHLGLTEAGMGNKGVINTTAGLTYLLQNGIGDTIRASLTQRPGEPRMNEVVVCQEILQSIGLRHFYPQVNSCPGCGRTSSDRFRVLTEEVNNYIKVHMPVWKEKNPGVEHMNIAVMGCIVNGPGESKHANLGISLPGYGEKPVSAVYKDGKYFKTLQGNSIFEEFKGIIDNYVTEHYAPELMIKKQ, via the coding sequence ATGTTGAATGAAGATTTGATTGGTTGTAACGATAAAACGTGTGAACTATCACCAATTTCTAGACATAAAACTCACGTTGTAGAGGTTGGAAGAATAAAAATAGGCGGAAATAATCCAATAGTCGTTCAATCTATGGCTCTTGGTGTTCACATAGATCCTGATAATATAAAAAACAGTGCAAAACAATACGCAAAAGAAATAATAGAGCTAGCGTGTGCAGGTTCAGAGTTAGTGCGAATTGCTCTGAACTCAGAGGAAGTAGCAAGGGCGATACCTTACATAGTAGAAGAGCTAAGTAAAGAAGGTTTGGATGGTAAGATATTGGTAGGTTGCGGGCAATATGAGCTGAGCAAATTAATTCAAGATTATTCAGACAATATTAAACTGCTGGGTAAAATTAGGATCAATCCTGGTAATATAGGCTTTGGCAATAAACGTGATGAAAAGTTTGAAAAGGTTATAGAATATGCCATAAAGCATGATCTTCCTGTGCGAATTGGGGTAAATTGGGGTAGCATCGATAAACACCTCTTACAAAAGCTGATGGATGAAAATTCTTTATCCAGTAATTCAAGAACCTCTGATGTTATATTGCGTAAAGCACTTATAATGTCTGCTCTTGGTAGTGCGAAAAAAGCTGAAGATATTGGTCTTAGCCCAAACAAAATAATTATCTCATGTAAAGTTAGCAAAGTACAAGATTTGATTTCAATTTATACAGCACTTGCAAAATTTTCTAATTATGCTCTGCATTTGGGTTTAACCGAAGCTGGTATGGGCAATAAAGGTGTGATAAATACCACAGCAGGGCTTACCTACTTATTACAAAATGGTATCGGAGATACTATCAGAGCTTCTTTGACCCAGCGCCCTGGCGAACCGCGCATGAATGAAGTGGTAGTATGTCAGGAAATATTGCAATCGATAGGCTTGCGCCACTTTTATCCTCAAGTCAATTCATGTCCTGGCTGTGGACGCACGAGTAGCGATCGTTTTCGTGTATTAACTGAAGAAGTAAATAATTATATAAAAGTTCATATGCCAGTATGGAAGGAAAAAAATCCAGGTGTAGAGCATATGAATATTGCTGTTATGGGATGCATAGTAAATGGTCCTGGAGAAAGTAAACACGCAAATTTAGGAATTAGTTTACCTGGGTATGGTGAAAAACCTGTTTCAGCAGTCTACAAGGACGGCAAATATTTTAAGACTTTACAGGGTAATAGTATCTTTGAAGAGTTCAAAGGAATTATCGATAACTACGTAACAGAGCACTATGCACCAGAACTTATGATTAAGAAACAATAG
- the nuoK gene encoding NADH-quinone oxidoreductase subunit NuoK: MEIGLNHFLIVAAILFTIGVCGIFINRKSIINILLSIEILLLAININLVAFSAFMNDIVGQIFVMFVLTVAAAESGIGLAILVVYYRSRGNIDVEQANLMKE, from the coding sequence ATGGAAATAGGATTAAATCATTTTTTGATAGTTGCTGCTATTTTGTTCACTATTGGAGTGTGTGGTATCTTTATCAATCGTAAAAGCATAATCAATATATTATTATCAATAGAAATATTATTGCTGGCAATCAACATAAACTTGGTTGCTTTTTCTGCTTTTATGAACGATATAGTTGGGCAAATCTTTGTTATGTTTGTTTTAACTGTTGCTGCAGCAGAGTCGGGTATTGGACTTGCGATATTAGTTGTATATTATAGGAGTCGTGGCAACATAGATGTTGAACAAGCAAATTTAATGAAAGAATAA
- the rplI gene encoding 50S ribosomal protein L9 — protein sequence MLIILKENIRTLGKFGEVVKVKPGYARNFLFPQKKAVKATKENIAKLEERRSVLEEENLKKLNLAKELAASFIGKFVILVKQASEDGKIFGSVTTREIAKSLLQECEVDHRNISFNGVRIRNLGEYQVSIEFHSEVIVPIAVHVVRSETDAHELRQVKMESQKPHQQEGEAVEQGTDEEVQGVDEEVAGGNEADQE from the coding sequence ATGTTGATAATTTTAAAGGAAAATATAAGAACTTTGGGTAAATTCGGTGAAGTTGTAAAAGTGAAGCCTGGCTATGCACGCAATTTTCTTTTTCCACAAAAAAAGGCAGTCAAAGCTACTAAAGAAAATATAGCAAAATTAGAAGAGCGGCGTTCTGTTTTAGAGGAAGAGAATCTAAAAAAATTGAATTTGGCAAAAGAGCTAGCTGCATCTTTTATTGGTAAATTTGTAATATTGGTAAAGCAAGCTTCAGAAGATGGTAAAATTTTCGGCTCTGTAACAACAAGAGAAATAGCGAAATCTTTATTGCAAGAATGTGAAGTGGATCACCGTAATATATCATTCAACGGGGTAAGGATAAGAAATTTAGGTGAATATCAAGTAAGTATAGAATTTCATAGCGAAGTCATAGTGCCAATAGCAGTGCATGTTGTGAGATCAGAAACCGATGCGCACGAGCTAAGACAAGTGAAGATGGAAAGTCAAAAGCCACACCAACAAGAAGGTGAGGCAGTGGAACAAGGTACGGATGAAGAAGTACAAGGTGTGGATGAAGAAGTTGCGGGTGGTAATGAAGCTGATCAAGAATGA
- a CDS encoding TRP75-related protein — protein sequence MLRLFSKILFILMFSVSGIFIAYSAEAKPKVKLSKKYRPPGNPGGTNFHADEDFAESYKLYEKRRAILKKKKLQDQADVKRNKEAIVKKLREKKIISLDNESSSEEVCIIDDEENTMVNQHGINIARLRGAVFIDDSYQEPIPRHQQEEQQEGRKVAQSREKKISPISITIKETPQKGICSYDSIANLSTDGNIGANTKYSLNGSESFGSVAEVAE from the coding sequence ATGCTTAGGCTTTTTTCTAAAATTTTGTTTATATTAATGTTTTCAGTTTCGGGCATTTTTATTGCATATAGCGCTGAAGCTAAGCCAAAAGTAAAGCTTAGTAAGAAATACAGGCCTCCTGGTAACCCTGGTGGTACAAATTTTCATGCAGATGAAGATTTTGCTGAGTCATACAAACTATATGAAAAACGCAGAGCTATTCTGAAGAAAAAAAAATTACAGGATCAAGCTGATGTTAAAAGAAATAAAGAAGCTATAGTAAAAAAGCTAAGAGAAAAAAAAATTATTAGTCTTGATAATGAGTCAAGCAGCGAAGAAGTGTGTATAATTGATGATGAAGAAAATACTATGGTAAATCAACATGGTATTAATATTGCGCGTTTGAGAGGTGCTGTATTTATAGATGATTCTTATCAAGAGCCAATTCCAAGGCATCAACAGGAAGAGCAACAAGAAGGAAGAAAGGTTGCCCAATCGCGAGAAAAAAAAATCTCTCCTATAAGTATCACCATCAAAGAAACTCCACAAAAAGGGATATGCTCATATGATTCCATTGCTAATTTAAGCACTGACGGTAACATAGGTGCTAATACCAAATATAGTTTGAATGGCTCAGAGTCATTTGGAAGTGTAGCTGAAGTAGCAGAATAA
- a CDS encoding NADH-quinone oxidoreductase subunit J: MSFFFYFFSILSILSAICVISVRNPVHAVLFLIFTFINSAVLFILLGAEFIAMMVLIVYIGAVAVLFLFVVMMLDIDYIRLRQGFSKHYTLGAVLCVAFFLIIGFVILSSSPDISNVIHYNTNNVKAIGNLLYTDYMYAFHLSGILLLVAIVGAIALTLQDKKKGVKKQNVLKQLTQSSSVKLVKAQFGKGIEWK, from the coding sequence ATGTCTTTTTTCTTTTATTTTTTTTCAATTCTTAGCATTTTATCTGCTATTTGTGTTATTAGTGTCAGAAATCCTGTGCATGCAGTGTTATTCTTAATTTTTACCTTCATTAATTCAGCGGTGCTTTTTATTCTTCTTGGAGCTGAATTCATCGCTATGATGGTGCTAATAGTCTATATCGGCGCAGTTGCAGTGTTATTTCTTTTTGTAGTTATGATGCTTGATATTGACTACATAAGATTGCGTCAGGGTTTTTCAAAGCATTACACACTTGGTGCTGTGCTCTGTGTTGCATTTTTTTTAATTATTGGTTTTGTCATTCTCAGCTCATCACCTGATATAAGTAATGTTATACATTATAATACCAATAACGTAAAAGCCATTGGTAATTTGCTATATACTGACTATATGTATGCTTTCCATCTTTCTGGTATTCTTCTACTTGTTGCTATTGTTGGTGCAATTGCTCTCACTTTACAAGATAAGAAAAAAGGGGTTAAAAAACAGAATGTGTTAAAACAATTGACGCAATCTTCATCTGTAAAATTAGTTAAAGCTCAATTTGGAAAGGGAATAGAATGGAAATAG
- the rpsR gene encoding 30S ribosomal protein S18 — protein MMKRRNNFNNSYLSVNNRTGFRRSKVCPLAESQDEDINYKNTDLLSKFTSDYGRILPRRLTGVCAKRQRKLRLAIIRARFLALVPYCTKKS, from the coding sequence ATGATGAAAAGACGAAATAATTTTAATAATTCTTACTTATCTGTAAATAATAGGACTGGTTTTAGGCGTTCTAAGGTTTGCCCTCTTGCTGAGTCGCAAGATGAGGACATAAATTATAAAAATACAGATTTATTATCCAAATTTACTTCTGATTATGGTAGGATATTACCTAGAAGGTTAACTGGGGTGTGTGCAAAAAGACAAAGAAAGTTGCGTTTGGCAATCATAAGAGCGCGGTTTTTAGCTCTTGTTCCTTATTGTACTAAAAAAAGTTAG
- a CDS encoding 30S ribosomal protein S6, producing the protein MNLYEFTFIAQQGLLQQEVEGMVQELAVSLKNIKADVIFQKIKDLLEKENGKFTKQELETHSKSIQKSLVPYSDFLESFTKILWVDLEEDFSNLKEVKSQIDRELKDDLKSLGIAQDFVTLPEGGQQISKSAFIQNLINALERNISEYALKIFQDVLKDLGINAPTQLNKGLGKLLENIQASGLIKYEHWGLLDFAYPINKMKSGHYCMLCISSTSNIMDEFVRRIKLNESIVRHLPIQVDKFFEGKSHMMNKQIEEQSA; encoded by the coding sequence GTGAATCTTTATGAATTTACTTTTATAGCCCAACAGGGATTATTACAGCAAGAAGTAGAAGGAATGGTACAAGAACTGGCTGTTTCGTTAAAAAATATTAAAGCAGACGTGATTTTCCAGAAAATCAAGGACCTTCTTGAAAAGGAAAATGGCAAATTTACAAAGCAAGAGTTAGAGACTCACTCAAAAAGCATTCAAAAAAGCTTAGTTCCTTATTCTGATTTCTTAGAAAGTTTTACAAAAATTTTATGGGTTGACTTGGAAGAAGATTTTTCAAATTTGAAAGAAGTGAAGTCACAAATTGATAGAGAGTTGAAGGATGATCTAAAAAGTTTAGGAATAGCACAAGACTTTGTAACACTTCCAGAAGGCGGTCAGCAAATTAGTAAAAGTGCGTTTATTCAGAATTTGATAAATGCCTTGGAGAGAAATATTTCAGAGTATGCGCTAAAGATTTTTCAAGATGTTTTGAAAGATCTAGGAATAAATGCTCCAACTCAACTGAATAAAGGGTTAGGAAAGCTTTTAGAAAACATCCAAGCTTCAGGGTTGATAAAGTATGAACATTGGGGTCTTTTGGATTTTGCATATCCAATAAATAAAATGAAGAGCGGCCATTATTGCATGCTATGCATAAGTTCTACTTCAAACATTATGGATGAATTTGTACGTAGAATAAAACTTAATGAGAGCATTGTTCGCCACCTACCTATACAAGTTGATAAATTTTTTGAAGGTAAATCTCATATGATGAATAAACAAATTGAGGAGCAAAGCGCATGA